Proteins encoded by one window of Vampirovibrionales bacterium:
- a CDS encoding zeta toxin family protein, which translates to MNSRKKQPTCYVIGGPNGAGKTSVSLRVLPRLDYMEYVNADAIAAALSPFQPEKSALKAGRMMLQRIHKLADQRADFAFETTLASRSFAPFLKRRKEEGYQVVLFYFYLKTPELAVSRVAERVLAGGHHIPEADIRRRYRRSLQNLRHLYQPLADAWGVYDNSDREPVSTEASTGTEPERLTQLSAWIKGAISEAVEINRKLGTPIYVFRDGQVVDISKELPEQTGP; encoded by the coding sequence ATGAATAGCCGCAAAAAACAACCAACTTGCTATGTGATTGGAGGTCCCAACGGGGCCGGGAAGACCTCAGTGTCCCTTCGGGTTTTGCCCCGTTTGGATTACATGGAATATGTCAACGCGGATGCCATTGCGGCTGCTTTATCCCCCTTTCAGCCAGAAAAGAGTGCCCTTAAAGCCGGACGGATGATGTTGCAACGCATCCATAAACTGGCTGATCAAAGGGCAGACTTTGCATTTGAAACCACGTTGGCCTCTCGTTCCTTTGCGCCATTTCTCAAACGACGCAAAGAAGAAGGGTATCAAGTGGTGTTGTTCTATTTCTACCTCAAGACGCCAGAGTTGGCTGTTTCCAGGGTGGCCGAACGTGTTCTGGCGGGAGGCCATCATATTCCTGAAGCCGATATCCGACGCCGTTATAGGCGTAGCCTTCAGAACTTGAGGCATCTATACCAACCCTTGGCAGATGCTTGGGGAGTCTATGACAATTCCGATAGGGAACCGGTATCAACCGAAGCATCTACCGGAACCGAACCGGAACGTTTAACCCAACTGTCTGCTTGGATAAAGGGAGCTATCTCCGAGGCGGTAGAGATTAACCGTAAGCTGGGGACACCCATCTACGTCTTTCGGGACGGTCAGGTGGTGGATATCTCCAAAGAGCTACCAGAGCAAACAGGACCGTAA
- a CDS encoding winged helix-turn-helix transcriptional regulator: protein MSELKNVITLYAELEKALPYPQLFPVFLLICDKEPIPLSDINKALNLEQFQVSRHVSALGKTYKSNREHHAGPDLVTTQEDPDNRTRKIAMLTKKGQKLRDKALEILKGKTHAKSKS from the coding sequence ATGTCTGAACTGAAAAACGTGATTACCCTTTATGCCGAACTGGAAAAGGCTTTGCCTTATCCCCAGTTGTTCCCGGTGTTCCTGTTGATTTGTGACAAGGAACCTATTCCTTTGAGTGACATCAATAAGGCCCTGAACCTGGAACAATTCCAGGTCTCCCGGCATGTTTCCGCTTTGGGCAAGACCTACAAAAGTAACCGGGAGCATCATGCCGGGCCGGACTTGGTAACCACTCAAGAAGACCCGGACAACCGGACCCGAAAGATTGCCATGCTCACCAAGAAGGGCCAAAAGCTTCGAGATAAAGCTCTTGAAATATTGAAAGGAAAGACCCATGCAAAATCAAAGAGCTAA
- a CDS encoding DUF1738 domain-containing protein codes for MEKPKRDLYQEITDKIITSLGQGVRPWKCPWDQSRYGGFEGIPYNLKTSFGYRGINIPILWATQQEKGYNANGWLSYKQAEAMGGNVKKGEKSTTVVFWNFIDKEEDGKHKRIPFLKWYNVFNLDQCEGIDLTPPVKREQTWDDIQRIEGVITDSKALIHFEKLVFELAIAPCQISLICPKRNGSRNQGISIAPYFMKWRTGPATTQG; via the coding sequence ATGGAAAAACCCAAGCGCGATCTCTATCAGGAGATCACAGACAAGATCATCACGTCCCTGGGACAAGGCGTTAGACCCTGGAAATGCCCTTGGGATCAGTCACGCTATGGCGGCTTTGAGGGTATCCCTTACAACCTCAAAACCAGCTTTGGTTACCGTGGCATCAACATTCCCATTCTTTGGGCTACCCAACAGGAAAAGGGCTATAACGCCAATGGCTGGCTATCTTACAAACAAGCGGAAGCCATGGGCGGTAACGTTAAAAAAGGTGAAAAATCCACAACCGTTGTGTTCTGGAATTTCATCGACAAAGAGGAAGATGGTAAACATAAGCGGATCCCGTTCCTCAAGTGGTACAACGTGTTTAATCTGGATCAATGCGAAGGCATCGACCTGACGCCACCGGTTAAACGGGAACAGACATGGGATGACATACAACGCATTGAAGGCGTGATCACCGATTCCAAAGCCTTGATTCACTTTGAAAAATTGGTGTTCGAGCTTGCTATAGCCCCTTGTCAGATTTCATTAATATGCCCAAAAAGGAACGGTTCAAGGAATCAGGGGATTTCTATTGCACCCTATTTCATGAAATGGCGCACTGGACCGGCCACCACTCAAGGCTAA
- a CDS encoding recombinase family protein — MQNQRAKRVALYVRVSTDGQTVENQLMELERISQRMDWEMVHIFKDEGISGAKGRKDRPGFDALSKAVIRKEIDMVAAWSVDRLGRSLQDLIGFLSELHAKGVGLYLHQQGLDTTTPGGKAMFQMMGVFAEFERTLIQERVKAGLHRAKTQGKTLGRPKVSEDVELSILAAREDGKGIRKIAQEVGVGVGTVLRVLKEAS, encoded by the coding sequence ATGCAAAATCAAAGAGCTAAACGGGTTGCTCTATATGTCCGAGTTTCCACCGACGGGCAGACGGTTGAAAACCAGTTGATGGAACTGGAACGCATCAGCCAGCGGATGGATTGGGAAATGGTTCATATTTTCAAGGACGAGGGCATCAGTGGAGCCAAGGGACGCAAGGACCGACCGGGCTTTGACGCCTTGAGCAAAGCCGTGATCCGCAAGGAAATTGATATGGTGGCGGCATGGTCCGTAGACCGCTTGGGCCGCTCGCTGCAAGATTTAATCGGGTTTCTGTCCGAACTCCATGCCAAGGGCGTTGGCTTGTATCTGCATCAACAAGGCTTGGACACCACCACCCCAGGCGGCAAAGCGATGTTTCAGATGATGGGCGTCTTTGCCGAATTTGAGCGGACCTTGATTCAAGAGCGTGTCAAAGCCGGATTGCATCGGGCCAAAACCCAAGGCAAGACGCTGGGCCGTCCCAAGGTATCGGAGGATGTGGAACTCTCCATTTTAGCTGCCAGAGAAGACGGCAAGGGCATTCGTAAAATTGCCCAGGAAGTGGGTGTTGGTGTGGGAACCGTCCTCCGAGTGCTGAAAGAGGCATCGTAA